In Arthrobacter sp. CDRTa11, one DNA window encodes the following:
- a CDS encoding NAD(P)-binding domain-containing protein, which produces MNKRIAIIGAGPSGMAQLRAFESARAKGVDVPEVVCFEKQRDWGGQWNYTWRTGLDEYGEPVHSSMYRHLWSNAPKECLEFAEYTFDEHFGHPVSSYPPRQVLWDYIQGRALQSNVRQYVRFETSVRAVQYLAAEDAFAVTSVHLPTGETTTDLYTEVVVANGHFSTPNMPAFPGIETFPGRICHAHDFRGAEDLGGKDVLLIGSSYSAEDIGIQAHKMGARSVTFSYRTRPMGFGWPDGARELPLVQRFEGRRAYFANGESHEFDAVFLCTGYKHHFPFLPSDLALKTQNCLYPDHLYKGVVSEANQRLFFLGMQDQWFTFNMFDAQAWYVRDVILGQASLPSPHQRRAEIDTWRERQESLSGDKDEVQFQADYIKDLIEATDYPMFDLEEVVATFLAWQEDKKADILRYRDVCYRSIMTCTLATPHHTRWLDAMDDSFDTYLGPALAEAAPR; this is translated from the coding sequence ATGAATAAACGCATCGCCATTATTGGGGCCGGCCCCAGCGGAATGGCTCAGTTGAGGGCCTTCGAATCCGCCCGGGCAAAGGGCGTGGATGTGCCGGAGGTGGTTTGCTTTGAAAAGCAGCGCGACTGGGGTGGCCAATGGAATTACACCTGGCGCACAGGCTTGGATGAGTACGGAGAGCCGGTTCATTCAAGTATGTACCGGCATCTGTGGTCCAACGCGCCCAAAGAATGTCTGGAGTTCGCGGAGTACACCTTTGACGAGCACTTCGGCCACCCCGTCTCGTCATACCCCCCACGGCAGGTCCTGTGGGACTACATTCAGGGGCGGGCACTGCAGAGCAATGTCCGCCAGTACGTACGCTTCGAGACCTCAGTACGTGCAGTGCAGTATTTGGCCGCGGAAGATGCTTTTGCCGTCACGAGTGTTCACCTCCCGACAGGTGAAACAACCACCGACCTCTACACCGAGGTGGTCGTTGCCAACGGACACTTTTCCACACCCAACATGCCTGCTTTCCCAGGCATTGAGACCTTTCCCGGACGCATCTGTCACGCCCATGACTTCCGTGGTGCTGAGGACCTGGGGGGTAAGGATGTGCTGCTTATCGGAAGCTCATATTCCGCTGAGGACATCGGGATCCAGGCCCACAAAATGGGCGCCAGAAGCGTAACTTTCAGCTACCGGACCCGCCCCATGGGCTTCGGATGGCCGGACGGGGCTCGGGAGTTGCCCTTAGTGCAACGCTTTGAGGGGCGGCGTGCATACTTTGCGAACGGCGAGTCGCACGAGTTTGACGCAGTGTTCCTATGCACGGGTTACAAGCACCATTTCCCTTTTCTTCCCAGCGACCTTGCTTTGAAGACCCAAAACTGCCTTTATCCGGACCACCTCTATAAAGGTGTTGTTTCGGAGGCAAACCAGCGGCTGTTCTTCCTGGGAATGCAGGATCAATGGTTCACCTTCAACATGTTTGATGCCCAGGCCTGGTATGTCCGCGATGTCATCCTCGGCCAGGCGAGCCTTCCCTCCCCGCATCAGCGACGAGCGGAGATCGATACGTGGCGGGAACGCCAGGAAAGCCTCTCCGGCGACAAGGACGAGGTGCAGTTTCAGGCCGATTACATAAAGGACCTTATCGAAGCAACTGATTATCCGATGTTTGACCTCGAAGAAGTTGTGGCTACTTTCCTGGCTTGGCAAGAGGACAAGAAAGCCGACATCCTTCGCTATCGTGACGTGTGCTACAGATCCATCATGACGTGTACGTTGGCCACGCCGCACCACACGCGTTGGCTCGATGCCATGGACGACTCATTCGATACCTATCTTGGCCCCGCCCTCGCCGAGGCAGCCCCACGTTAA